In a single window of the Pongo abelii isolate AG06213 chromosome 1, NHGRI_mPonAbe1-v2.0_pri, whole genome shotgun sequence genome:
- the LOC100458356 gene encoding LOW QUALITY PROTEIN: small ribosomal subunit protein eS4, X isoform-like (The sequence of the model RefSeq protein was modified relative to this genomic sequence to represent the inferred CDS: substituted 1 base at 1 genomic stop codon) has product MACGPKKHLKRVAAPKHWMLDKLTSVFAPRPSTGPHKLRECLPLIIFLRNRLKYALTGDEVKKICMQRFIKIDGKVXTDITYPAGFMNVISIDKTGENFRLICDTKGRFAVHRITPEEAKYKLCKVRKIFVGTKGIPHLVTHDARTIRYTDPLIKVNDTIQIDLETGKITDFIKFDTGNLCMVTGGANLGRIGVITNRERHPGSFDVVHVKDANGNSFATRLSNIFAIGKGNKPWISLPRGKGIRLTIAEERDKRLAAKQSSG; this is encoded by the coding sequence ATGGCTTGTGGTCCCAAGAAGCATCTGAAGCGGGTAGCAGCTCCAAAGCATTGGATGCTGGATAAATTGACCAGTGTGTTTGCTCCTCGTCCATCCACCGGTCCCCACAAGTTGAGAGAGTGTCTCCCCCTCATCATTTTCCTAAGGAACAGACTTAAGTATGCCCTGACAGGAGATGAAGTAAAGAAGATTTGCATGCAGCGGTTCATTAAGATCGATGGCAAGGTCTGAACTGATATAACCTACCCTGCTGGATTCATGAATGTCATCAGCATTGACAAGACAGGAGAGAATTTCCGTCTGATCTGTGACACCAAGGGTCGCTTTGCTGTACATCGTATTACACCTGAGGAGGCCAAGTACAAGTTGTGCAAAGTGAGAAAGATCTTTGTGGGCACAAAAGGAATCCCTCATCTGGTGACTCATGATGCCCGCACCATCCGCTACACTGATCCCCTCATCAAGGTGAATGATACCATTCAGATTGATTTGGAGACTGGCAAGATTACTGATTTCATCAAGTTCGACACTGGTAACCTGTGTATGGTGACTGGAGGTGCTAACCTGGGAAGAATTGGTGTGATCACCAACAGAGAGAGGCACCCTGGATCTTTTGACGTGGTTCACGTGAAAGATGCCAATGGCAACAGCTTTGCCACTCGACTTTCCAACATTTTTGCTATTGGGAAGGGCAACAAACCATGGATTTCTCTTCCCCGAGGAAAGGGTATCCGCCTCACCATTGCTGAAGAGAGAGACAAAAGACTGGCGGCCAAACAGAGCAGTGGGTGA